The Chroogloeocystis siderophila 5.2 s.c.1 genome includes the window CTGAAGGAAACGGTACAGCAGTACCAGCAACGAATACTCCGCGTATCGCAAGTAGTGAATCGGCTAACTTTACTCCCTTGCAACTCATCTTAATGGGAGCCGCTGGCGTCTGGGGATTCATTGGTACAGCATTATTTTTTATGCGCGGTAATAAAAGCAATTCTGAACTGCGACGTTCGGAGTCACAGAATGGGTAAGAGGTAGTCGTTGATAGTTACTATTTTTAGTTATGAATTACAGCCCCAGTCAACAGAGTTAGGGCATTATAGAAGCTCATAATCATTTCCCTGAGGAAGTTTAACGCTGACCCCCACTATTACCAGTTACCAGCCTTTAAGTTATTATCTACTGTCTCCCCAATTATGCATATTCCTGACGGTATCCTTCCCGCTGCGATTATTGTTGCAGGCTACGCAACGACTGGCGGGGTAACGTGGTACTCACTGCGTCAAATTAAACGCGATCGCAACCCCCAAGAAAATATTCCGAAAGCATCGTTACTTACAGCAGCGTTTTTTGTTGCTTCTTGGGTTCATATTCCCGTACCGCCAGCGAGCGTTCATTTAATTCTCAATGGATTGATGGGGACTATTCTGGGATACTATGCTTTCCCGGCAATTCTTATTGGTTTATTTTTTCAAGCGGTGATGTTTCAGCATGGAGGTTTATCAACGCTGGGAGTTAATGCAAGTATGTTTGGTATTCCAGCAATTTTGGCTTATCACTTGTTTCAGCTACGTTACAAATTTGGTAAAAATAACCGCGTGTGGACAGGGATATTTGCTTTTTTAGCTGGCGCGGGTGGTTTGGGGCTTTCAGTCGTGTTATTTTTCTTTTTAGTAATTACGAATATTCCGGCAAATATTGATGCAGCAATAGAACGCAATGCAATTTATGGACTTGTACTTGCACATATCCCATTGATGCTGATTGAGGGCGCGTTTACTGCAGCAGTAGCTTTATTTCTGATGCGAGTTAAGCCGGAATTACTAGAAAGTCGATGAAACACGGATTAGATACCTATGCTTATCTGAAGTCTCCAATTCACCGTTGGGAACCTCGCTGCAAGCTTGTCGCGCTTTTAGCTTTGATTTTTGCTTTTGCTTTTGTACAGCAGTTAATTTTGTTACCACCAATGGCAATAGTGACGTTGGTTTACTACAGTGTTTCACGTTTACCAGTTGCTTTTTTGCTGAAGCGGTTGCGTTACCCTGGTTTTTTTTTGGCAGCGATCGCCATTCTCCTACCCTTCAGTGTTGGTAATACTGTTATTTGGCAGCTCG containing:
- the cbiM gene encoding cobalt transporter CbiM, encoding MHIPDGILPAAIIVAGYATTGGVTWYSLRQIKRDRNPQENIPKASLLTAAFFVASWVHIPVPPASVHLILNGLMGTILGYYAFPAILIGLFFQAVMFQHGGLSTLGVNASMFGIPAILAYHLFQLRYKFGKNNRVWTGIFAFLAGAGGLGLSVVLFFFLVITNIPANIDAAIERNAIYGLVLAHIPLMLIEGAFTAAVALFLMRVKPELLESR